The Chionomys nivalis chromosome 20, mChiNiv1.1, whole genome shotgun sequence genome includes a region encoding these proteins:
- the LOC130862518 gene encoding histone PARylation factor 1 gives MVGGGGKRRPGGAGPQCEKTVEVKKSKSCEADVSSDLRKEVENLYKLSLPEDFYHFWKFCEELDPEKPADALATSLGLRLVGPYDILAGKHKMKTKPTGLNWNLHWRFYYDPPEFQTIIIGDNKTQYHMGYFRDSPDELPVYVGTNEAKKNCVIIQNGDNVFAAIKLFLMKKLKEVTDRKKTSILKNIDEKLTEAARKLGYSLEQRSLKMKQRDKKVVTKTFHGAGLVVPVDKNDVGYRELPETDADLKRICKAIVEAASDEERLKAFAPIQEMMTFVQFANDECDYGMGLELGMDLFCYGSHYFHKVAGQLLPLAYNLLKRDLFAKVIEDHLASRSTENIDQLAG, from the exons ATGGTCGGCGGCGGCGGGAAGCGCAGGCCTGGCGGGGCGGGGCCGCAG TGTGAAAAGACAGTTGAAGTGAAGAAAAGTAAATCCTGTGAAGCTGATGTCTCCAGTGACCTTcggaaagaagtagaaaatcttTATAAGCTTTCCCTGCCTGAAGATTTCTATCATTTCTGGAAGTTCTGTGAAGAACTTGATCCTGAAAAGCCAGCTG ATGCACTTGCTACAAGCCTTGGACTTCGGTTAGTGGGTCCTTATGATATCCTTGCTGGGAAAcataaaatgaagacaaaacCCACAGGCTTGAACTGGAATCTTCACTGGAGGTTTTACTATGACCCTCCTGAGTTCCAGACCATTATTATTGGAGATAATAAAACTCAGTACCACATGGGGTATTTCAG GGATTCTCCTGATGAACTTCCTGTATATGTTGGTACAAATGAGGCAAAGAAAAATTGTGTAATTATTCAAAATGGAGACAATGTGTTTGCTGCCATCAA GTTATTTTTGATGAAAAAACTTAAAGAAGTAACAGATAGAAAGAAAactagcattttaaaaaacatagaTGAAAAACTCACAGAAGCAGCCAGAAAACTAGGCTACTCGCTGGAACAGAGAAGCTTGAAGATGAAACAGAGAGATAAGAAG GTTGTGACGAAGACCTTTCATGGTGCAGGCTTGGTTGTTCCTGTAGATAAAAATGACGTTGGCTATAGAGAGCTCCCTGAAACAGACG CTGACCTTAAAAGAATTTGCAAGGCAATTGTTGAGGCTGCAAGTGATGAGGAGAGACTGAAAGCATTTGCTCCCATTCAGGAAATGATGACTTTTGTGCAGTTTGCTAATGATGAATGTGATTATGGCATGGGGCTTGAATTAGGAATGGACCTCTTCTGCTATGGCTCTCAT TATTTTCACAAAGTTGCTGGCCAGCTTTTACCTCTTGCATATAATCTGTTGAAGAGGGACCTGTTTGCAAAAGTTATTGAAGATCATCTGGCAAGCAGAAGTACAGAGAACATAGATCAGCTTGCAGGATGA